Below is a window of Yersinia kristensenii DNA.
TGTTGCAGCTCGGTTAACTGTTTTTTACTCAGCTCACCGTTGATAATCATCCGTGTTCACCAATCGGCGCACCCTGCGCATCTGCGCCAAATATCGCGCCCTCGGTAGCCAGCCATAACTCCGGATCAGTCAGCCGGTATTTAGCCCCCATAAAGGGAATATCCCCGGCCTCATCTTTCTTAATGCTCAGTGATTCCGTGAGGCCCATCGATACCACCACCACGGCGGTTTTACCGTCGATCACATCGATATCAATGCTCGGCAATTCTGGCTCCGGGCCGTGGTCAGGGGCATTCTCAATCATCCACACCAGCAACAAGGCGCACAGATTGCGCGGGTCATAATCACGGTAAGGGAAGCGGCCCCATGACAGCACCGCATCAAACTGCATCAACGCCAGTTGATACTGATCCAGCCCTAAATCTCGCTGCGCCGGAATAAAGCGCAACTCGTCCATGTCGCTGTTAAATTCCAGCTTGCGCAGCCGTTCCGGCAAGTTGCCCTGCACAAAGGCGGTTAATGACTGTAATTGGCTCATATCTGCCTCACGGTGCAGCGGCCCACACCTTTCATATTGCGCAGTACCGAGCTGGCCTCTGCCAGCAAACGGCTGCGGGTTTCGGGGTTTTCCTGCCCGGTATTGGGTACCCGGCTAAACTGCGTCGAATACTCCCCCAGTAAATCAGCTTTGGCACGGGCAAAGACCGCCTTTTTATACTGGCTAATCAGTGCCGTTTGCCCGTTCATCGCCACGCCCGGCACATCGATAGCCTGTTGGTATCCCTTGGCCACATAACCCGCCGCTAACTGGCGCAAGTCTAAATTCACCTCTGCCACGCTGGCCAGCAACGCATCGGCTTGCGTATCGGCATCAATATCAGCCGGAATACTGCGGTTACGCTGAAACTCGCTTAAATTGATGTCTGGCCAAAATCCGTCATTGGTCAGTTCAACATCCTGATAATCAATTTCTTTTCCGTTAAACATACAGCTCCCGAAAAAAGCGGGCAGACCGGTTTCCACGGCCTGCGAACGAATGTTGCAGCCTCCACCGCGCCCGCTTTGGCTCTCGGTAGTCGTTATTGTTCTTTCTCTAGCACCCGTAACCGGGCGGCAATCCGTTGCCGATGGGTTTTGACGCCACACCCCGAATGGAATGTATTCGCTTGTGCCAGTAGTGCATCAGCCTGCCGCAACGTGGCCACATCCTGTATGGCACTGGGTAACGGCTCGCCCTTGTCATTGCGCAGCAGCATCAGCCCGGCAAACTTGAACCACTTGGCACTGGCCTGCTCCGGGATACGCCAGTTATCGCGCACGTTCTCAAATACCCGCGAGAAATACGGCTCAATACTCTGGCCCTGTTCCGCGCTGGCCTCAGACCACGCCAACATGCTATCAGCCACAAAATGGGCAATGCTGCGCCGCTTGCCAAAAGGCGTAATTTGTCGCTGCCCTATCGCAATGTCTGCCCAGTCCAACGCCTGATCAAAGTCCCCGATATCAAACAGCCAGGCAATGCAGTAAGTGAATACTGGATTGCTGTAGACCTCACCCGCCGCCAGATAGGTTTCCACACTGGGTAACCAGCGGGGCAGCAGTTCCCGGCGTTTCAACTGCACTTTCTCAGCCAGAGTCAGCCCGTGCAGCCGTTGGGCATCATTATCAATGGCCATCTTTTGCAGGTGCATACTGGCCACACCGGCCAGTGCCTCATGATTGTTTAGCTTGCGCTGCGCCTCAATCATGGCCGTATGACGCTGGGCCGGTGATAAAGCCATGATTGCCCCCTTACTCGCCTACTTTCGGATCACTTGGCTCTTTAATTTCACCGATGGTTACGGCGGATTCATCAATTGCGGCGTACAACTCTGGGTACTCAACCGCATAGCCCTCATTACGCAGGTATTTGTTTTCAAACTGCTTACGGTCTTCCACAAATTCAGCTTTGCGCTGACGTGTGCCACGTTGAGTATAAATATGTAAGTTGGCCAGCGTGGTTACCGTCATTCGTTTACCCGGCATAAACGGCGGTACCATTGCCGGACGTCCGGCGATAGAGTCAGACAGCATCTGCGCGGCGATTTTCTCGGTGGGGCGATCGGCTTTTTGATACAGTCGATACTGCTCTGCCGCCACCAAATCAGCCCCGACCAGCACCACTAAACGAGGGTCATTACGGTACTGCTGCGGAATTTTGGTGTTAATCAAGTCGGAAGCCATCGCATCCAAAGATTTGTAATCGCCCTGCTCATCCAATGTGACCGGCGTCGAAATGATTTGCTGGCCCTCTTTGTATTTACGCACCAACTCATGCCAGCCGTAGTTGACGTCTTCCCCATTAGGGTTCGCGGTGGGATCGGTAGACTTGGCCACACTCTTGCCGTTAAAACCGATACGCAACATATCCAGTGCAAAGGACTGATTAGTAAAATCCTGCATACGTTGGAAAAATTCGTTTTCATCACCGGCGTTAGCCCAAACGGACAGCATGGCCCACGTCAGTGCGGCACCGGAGTCTGTTTCAACCAGCTTATATTCGTTACCGGATACACCTGTTGGACGGATAAAACGGCCACCCTCTGTACGCCCGGTAAAAATCCCCGGATTCCCTACGGCGACGACTTGCCCCTGAAGCTGGTCAACATCGACCACGGTGATCATGTTCAGAAAATCGGCCCGCTCCAGTAATGCATCCCGCAACAGCGTTTCTTTCGGATCGGTGAGTGAAAAATAACGCGACGTATCATTGACGTTATAGGACTGCGATAATTGAGCGCTGTATGAGTCAATATATTGACGCGCCCTTTGATTTAATTGCATAGCTATCCCCCACCTTTACGGTGAAATAAAATGTTTTCTAAAAGGTGGTATAAATTAAATAAGGTGCTTAAACGGTTTTTTACCGTCACCATTAGGCGAACGTTTTGGCAATGTAGTGATTTTATTTTCCAGTTTGCCAAAGTTCTTAATAATACCCGGAAGATTATTACGCAATTTTGCAAAATCTTCGGTATCCACCACTTCCTTTACTACTTCAACATCGGCAACAACATCTTCTACTGCGGTGTCCGTCGCATCTGTTTTATTTTCCAGTGACAACACTCGTGCTTCTAAATCAGCAACTGCCTGTGCCAATACTTGGATCTTATCGTCTGGCGCTGTGGCTGCTTCCTCGCCCGGCTGTTCATCGTCCTGAATATTAAACAGACTGCGCCATTTACTTTTATTTTTACCTGCTGCCATTTCTCTAGCCTCTTTAATCGGTGTGACTTCATCAATAACTAATGGCTTTAGCGCACCATAACGTTTGTTTTTATTACGGCTGTTAAAACGCATTCTTTCGGTGTAAACACTGGCGGGTTCATCTGTCACCCCTAACCCTTCCAGATAACTTTTTCCCGTTCCTCGAAAGTTGCCGTCAGGCGTAAACTCAGCGGAACAGAAAATCAGTTGTCCGGCCACATTGGCCTGCATAAGAGAGAGGTTAGGACAGAGGCGGGCGTAAAGTCGCATAATGCCCTCGCCGTCTTCCTCACTCATTAATTCCAGTACCTGCCCCATATTCCCAAAATTGCGGGAATGCTCAGGCCACAACAATGCGGTATACAATTGCGGGTTATAGGTTTCTGCGGCGTCAGTAAGCAATTTTCGTTTAATTTCACGCCCATCAACGGTTTCCCCCTCAGCGCAAACACAAATCCAGCCAGTCATTAAATGTGAATTAGACATAACCCTACTTTTAAATATTGTGTTTGTTTCGAGATATGCAGTATTGCGGATTATTTAAATTAGCGCACTGACCTTATTTCGGTACAATTCGGATATAACCCTTTAGCCGAACACAACCGGTTTATTAATAACGTTTATCCAAAATAAAGCCCGCATAATGATATTCATGGCTAAACACTCTCAAACTATTATCGGTGTGGCGCGTTCACTTTATTTGCAAAGGTGGACACCGAAAGAAATCGCCAACGAATTAAATCTGCCGAATGCGCGGATTATTTACTATTGGGCACAAAAATGGCATTGGGCTGACATGCTCAGTCATGAAAGTATTGAGGAGGCAATCAACCGCCGCATATTGGTGCTGGCCAATCGCGATAATAAAAACGAGCTGGAATTAAAAGAAGTCGATAGCTTAATCGCCCAGCACTGCAAATTAATGGCGCAGAAAAGTAAACACGCTGAAAAACTCGCGGCGATTAAAGCACAGACACAGGTCAGTTATGCCAGCGGTGAAGAAGCTGCCGCGCGTGATGAGAATGGCGGTGGTAAACGCAAATACCGCAAAAATGATATTTCAGGCATTCAACAGGAAGAGCTGGAACTGTTTGCCGGGGAAACGCTGTTTTTCTATCAGCAATACCTGCGGGCCAATAAACACCACGCTATCCGCAATATCCTGAAAAGCCGCCAGATTGGGGCAACGTGGTATTTCTCCTTTGAAGCACTGGAAGACGCGATTATCAGCGGCAACCCACAAATATTCCTGTCTGCTTCCCGTGCGCAGGCCGAAGTATTCCGCTCGTATATCGTCAATATCGCGCAGCAGTTCTTTGGGGTGACGCTGACCGGTAACCCAATACGCCTCAGTAACGGCGCAGAGTTACGTTTCCTGTCTACCAACAAGAACACCGCCCAATCCTACAGCGGCCACCTGTATTGCGATGAATATTTGTGGGTACCGAATTTTGCCAAATTAAATGAAGCGGCCAGCGCCATGGCCACCCATGATAAATGGCGCACCACTTATTTCTCCACACCCAGCGCCAAGACTCATCAGGGCTATCCGTTCTGGACGGGTGATGAGTGGAAGCAAGGCGACAAACAGCGCAGCAAAATCACGTTCCCTGAATTCGACGAGTACCGCGATGGCGGGCGGCTCTGCCCGGATGGCCAGTGGCGTTATGTCATTACGTTAGAGGACGCGATAGACGGCGGTTTTAATCTGGCCAATATCGAGCGCCTGCGCAATAAGTACAACCGCGACACCTTTAACATGCTCTATATGTGTGTGTTTGTGGACAGCGGCGACAGCGTATTTAAGTTCCATATGCTGGAAAAATGCGGCGTCGATATTGAGATGTGGCAAGACCATGATTTCAGTGCGCCACGGCCATTCGGTAACCGCGAGGTGTGGGGCGGCTTTGACCCGGCCCGCAGCGGTGATACCTCAACCTTTGTCATTATTGCCCCACCGCAGTTTGAGGGGGAGCGCTTCCGGGTGCTGGCCACGTTCTACTGGCAAGGGCTTAACTTTAACTATCAGGCCAACCAGATAAAAGAACTGTTTCAGCGCTACAACATGACCTACATCGGCGTGGATATCACCGGGATCGGCAACGGCGTGTTTGAACTGGTACAGAACTTTGCCATGCGCCAAGCGGTGGCCATTCACTACGGGCTGGAAAGTAAGAACCGGCTGGTGATGAAAATGGTAGATGTGATTGAAAGCCAGCGCATTGAATGGGACGCCGAAGCCAAAGAGATCCCGGCGTCATTTCTGGCCATTCGCCGCACCAGTACCGCCAAAGGCGGCGGCATGACCTTTGTCGCAGACCGTACCAAAGAAACCGGCCATGCCGATGTGTTTTTCGCCATCGCCCACGCAATAGATAACGAACCGCTCAACTTTGAGCACAAACGTAAATCCACATGGAAGACGAGCAAAGCCGCATGAAGAAGAAAAAACAGTATCGCCGCGCCCCAGTAACCCATACCTCCAGCAAAATGAGCATTATCAGTTTGGGCAAGCCAGAACCGGTTTTAACCACGGGTACCGATTATCAAGACATCTGGTATGACAGTGATTTTGACCACTACAGCCAACCTATTGACCGGCTGGCCCTTGCCCAACTGGTTAATCTCAATGGCCAGCACGGCGGCGTTCTCTATGCCCGGCGTAATATGGTGGCGGCTGACTACGTGGGGGGCGGTCTGACCCATGAAGAACTGAAAGCCGGGGTGTTCGATTATCTGACCTTTGGTGATGTGGCCATTGCCAAAGTGCGTAACGGCTGGGGTGACGTGGTGGCGCTGGCCCCGCTGCCCTCACTTTATTTGCGGGTGCGTAAAGATGACAGCATTGTGATTTTGCAGAAAGGGGAGCCGCTGGTTTACAGCCAGGAGGATGTGATTTACCTCAAACAGTATGACCCGCAGCAGCAAGTTTATGGCCTGCCCGATTATATCGGCGGTATCCATGCCGCCCTGCTTAACTCCGAAGCCACCATTTTTCGCCGCCGTTACTATCACAACGGGGCGCACACCGGCGGGATTATCTACACCAATGACCCGAATCTCAGCACCGAAGTGGAAGACGAGATTATAAAAAGTCTGGAACAGAGCAAGGGGATCGGCAATTTCAGCACCTTATTTGTGAACATCCCGAAAGGTGACCCGGAGGGGATTAAATTTATCCCAATTGGCGATATCAGCGCCAAAGATGAATTTGCCAATATCAAAAATATCAGTGCGCAGGATATTTTGACCGCTCACCGCTACCCGGCAGGGCTGGCGGGCATTATTCCCAGTAATAGCGCGGGATTGGGTGACCCGGAAAAGGCGCGGGCAACCTACCGAAAAGATGAAGTTATTCCGCTGCAACGCATGATTATGGACGCTATCAACAGTGACCCGCAGATCCCTGCACATTTACACGTTAAATTCGACATTGAAGATACACAATCGGGTGCGTTATGAGCAGAAACACGTTAAAATTCCAGAAGTTCGCCACTTTTGGAGCCAGAAACATGCGAGTGATGAAAGTCTTATGCCCTGAATGCGGTGGCGCGGCCATTATCCGGAAAACCAACCGTAAACACCGGCAAATTTCAGATTTATATTGCGCCTGTAATGATGTGGAATGTGGTCACACTTTCGTGATGAATGTGACCTTTTCACATACCATTAGCCCCAGCGCCAAAACCGGGGATAAACTGATTAAAACCGTTGTCGATTCAATGAATCCACAGCAGCGGCAAATGATGCTTAACCTATTGCAAGGTAGCGCATCAGCCGCCTGACTACTGGCCTCCAATATGGAGGCCTTTTTGTTGCTGCTTATCCAGTTCAATGGTCAATGCGGTAGTCATTTCGGCAATCCAAACTAATGCCAAATCCCTGTCCTCTTCATTGCACTGGTTATTCGTGACCAACCTTGCAACCAAATCAATACGCTGCAACGCTAAAGATTCAAAAAATAAATCCGTCACGACTCCCTCCACTCATTATGTTTATACTGTGTTTATATACAGTATAATAAAATTAAGAAAATAGGAAACAGCTAACTGCCTGTTTCCTCAGAATTTCATGAGCGAAATCAATTCCAGCCCGGCCCGCGCTGGTGTTCTGGCCGTGGGGCTACTTCTTCTAACCGACCATTATTTAGCCTTACTGAGCGGTCACCGTAAACTTTCAGGCTGCTGCCCCGTTCCAGTATCGCTATTTCTTGCTCATCACCAACAAAACCCCGACTGCGTAATTCCTGCGTTAATCGTTGCCGGTACTCCGGCGTACAGTTATTGACAGAACTCCTAGCGGCGGCGTTGCCGCCAGAAAAAGCCAAACCCCCGGCCTGCGCTGCGCTTTCGGCCAACTTCGGTACAATCTGCCACTTAACCAGACGGGTGCAAACAGCAGAGTCCTCTCCCAGTAACGGCGAATAGATACCCAAAACCCGTTTAACGTCTTCGGCGTAGATGTTGCCCATTTCGGTGATTTCATATGACAGGCGCACGGTCAAACAATCCCGGCTCACCATCGGCCCGCCCTGAAACTCGGTGTAGGCGTACCAGTTGCCCACATCAGCGGCAAAACGCACGTTATCCATATCCTGATCCGGGAGTATTTGCCCGTCTCCGGGCAAGCGGCGTAACTCGCGCCAGACAGTGACCGGCGCACCACCGATTTGCTGAAACTGCCGGATACGCCAACGGCTGGCCCATGCAGTAACGGCTTTGGCCATATCCCGCGCACTGCCGCCTGTCTCGCCGTCTTCTTCCTCGCCCAGCGCGTAACCGTCGATATTCTTTGAGATATATTTCGCGATATAGCCGGTTGCACTGCCTTTGGCCGGATCAATGGGTTCAGCATGGAAACGGGCTTTCAGTGCTTCGGGGCTTTGTAATGTTTCTGAATCTTCCAGCCGGGCGTAATAGCAAAGAATGTCGCGCACCTGATCAACGTGCTGCGGCAACATAAACAGCAATACATGCCAGTGTGGGGTGCCATCGTGATGCGGCTCTACCACCCGGAAACCAAAGACATTAATCCCGGCGCGGGCAATGGCGGCACGTGATTTGGCCCATACGCTGCATAAGTATTTTTGGGTCTGCCGTGGGCTGGCCCCATTCCAGTTGGTGACAAAACCGCCACCGTGATACACCGCATGATATTTAGACGGCGCAGTGATGGTGTAGAACTCCCCCACACAGCCCATTTCATTGGCTAAATCTTCAAAACCTCGCATTCTGACCATCAGTTCACATCTCCGTATTGCGGGATTGGCGTTGCTGCCATTCACCATGTCTTCTAACGAAACCCGTTCACCGTCCTGATTTTCCAGCTCAAACGCTTTGAAAAACTCACGGTTGCGCCGCTTCTGTTCCACCCATTCGGCCATGGTTGACCGGCTAACATAGGCTGACGCTGATTTCTGTACTTGCCCCACCGCAATGGCCATATGTTCCCGGCGCACATCGCGCAGGCGTTTTAACCGCACACGCCACCAATCCGGCGACATCATGCGCAACAGACCAGATTCAATTTTTCGCGGGTTGATTGTCTTGCGGCTGGAAGTGAATTCGCGCCAGTACGGCGGTTCAGTTCCCACTTGCTTGCTGAGTTTTACAAGGCAGATATAAGCGCGTTGGGTACGCTTCCAGAGTTCTTTTGGGTCGCTACTTTGCCCTGTGAAATTACGTTCGATATAGTCGGTAAAACTTTCAGACATAAAATCAGCCACCC
It encodes the following:
- a CDS encoding phage portal protein codes for the protein MKKKKQYRRAPVTHTSSKMSIISLGKPEPVLTTGTDYQDIWYDSDFDHYSQPIDRLALAQLVNLNGQHGGVLYARRNMVAADYVGGGLTHEELKAGVFDYLTFGDVAIAKVRNGWGDVVALAPLPSLYLRVRKDDSIVILQKGEPLVYSQEDVIYLKQYDPQQQVYGLPDYIGGIHAALLNSEATIFRRRYYHNGAHTGGIIYTNDPNLSTEVEDEIIKSLEQSKGIGNFSTLFVNIPKGDPEGIKFIPIGDISAKDEFANIKNISAQDILTAHRYPAGLAGIIPSNSAGLGDPEKARATYRKDEVIPLQRMIMDAINSDPQIPAHLHVKFDIEDTQSGAL
- a CDS encoding GPO family capsid scaffolding protein, producing MSNSHLMTGWICVCAEGETVDGREIKRKLLTDAAETYNPQLYTALLWPEHSRNFGNMGQVLELMSEEDGEGIMRLYARLCPNLSLMQANVAGQLIFCSAEFTPDGNFRGTGKSYLEGLGVTDEPASVYTERMRFNSRNKNKRYGALKPLVIDEVTPIKEAREMAAGKNKSKWRSLFNIQDDEQPGEEAATAPDDKIQVLAQAVADLEARVLSLENKTDATDTAVEDVVADVEVVKEVVDTEDFAKLRNNLPGIIKNFGKLENKITTLPKRSPNGDGKKPFKHLI
- a CDS encoding ogr/Delta-like zinc finger family protein; protein product: MSRNTLKFQKFATFGARNMRVMKVLCPECGGAAIIRKTNRKHRQISDLYCACNDVECGHTFVMNVTFSHTISPSAKTGDKLIKTVVDSMNPQQRQMMLNLLQGSASAA
- a CDS encoding phage tail protein — protein: MSQLQSLTAFVQGNLPERLRKLEFNSDMDELRFIPAQRDLGLDQYQLALMQFDAVLSWGRFPYRDYDPRNLCALLLVWMIENAPDHGPEPELPSIDIDVIDGKTAVVVVSMGLTESLSIKKDEAGDIPFMGAKYRLTDPELWLATEGAIFGADAQGAPIGEHG
- a CDS encoding terminase large subunit domain-containing protein, with the translated sequence MAKHSQTIIGVARSLYLQRWTPKEIANELNLPNARIIYYWAQKWHWADMLSHESIEEAINRRILVLANRDNKNELELKEVDSLIAQHCKLMAQKSKHAEKLAAIKAQTQVSYASGEEAAARDENGGGKRKYRKNDISGIQQEELELFAGETLFFYQQYLRANKHHAIRNILKSRQIGATWYFSFEALEDAIISGNPQIFLSASRAQAEVFRSYIVNIAQQFFGVTLTGNPIRLSNGAELRFLSTNKNTAQSYSGHLYCDEYLWVPNFAKLNEAASAMATHDKWRTTYFSTPSAKTHQGYPFWTGDEWKQGDKQRSKITFPEFDEYRDGGRLCPDGQWRYVITLEDAIDGGFNLANIERLRNKYNRDTFNMLYMCVFVDSGDSVFKFHMLEKCGVDIEMWQDHDFSAPRPFGNREVWGGFDPARSGDTSTFVIIAPPQFEGERFRVLATFYWQGLNFNYQANQIKELFQRYNMTYIGVDITGIGNGVFELVQNFAMRQAVAIHYGLESKNRLVMKMVDVIESQRIEWDAEAKEIPASFLAIRRTSTAKGGGMTFVADRTKETGHADVFFAIAHAIDNEPLNFEHKRKSTWKTSKAA
- the gpM gene encoding phage terminase small subunit; amino-acid sequence: MALSPAQRHTAMIEAQRKLNNHEALAGVASMHLQKMAIDNDAQRLHGLTLAEKVQLKRRELLPRWLPSVETYLAAGEVYSNPVFTYCIAWLFDIGDFDQALDWADIAIGQRQITPFGKRRSIAHFVADSMLAWSEASAEQGQSIEPYFSRVFENVRDNWRIPEQASAKWFKFAGLMLLRNDKGEPLPSAIQDVATLRQADALLAQANTFHSGCGVKTHRQRIAARLRVLEKEQ
- a CDS encoding phage major capsid protein, P2 family, whose product is MQLNQRARQYIDSYSAQLSQSYNVNDTSRYFSLTDPKETLLRDALLERADFLNMITVVDVDQLQGQVVAVGNPGIFTGRTEGGRFIRPTGVSGNEYKLVETDSGAALTWAMLSVWANAGDENEFFQRMQDFTNQSFALDMLRIGFNGKSVAKSTDPTANPNGEDVNYGWHELVRKYKEGQQIISTPVTLDEQGDYKSLDAMASDLINTKIPQQYRNDPRLVVLVGADLVAAEQYRLYQKADRPTEKIAAQMLSDSIAGRPAMVPPFMPGKRMTVTTLANLHIYTQRGTRQRKAEFVEDRKQFENKYLRNEGYAVEYPELYAAIDESAVTIGEIKEPSDPKVGE
- a CDS encoding head completion/stabilization protein, whose translation is MFNGKEIDYQDVELTNDGFWPDINLSEFQRNRSIPADIDADTQADALLASVAEVNLDLRQLAAGYVAKGYQQAIDVPGVAMNGQTALISQYKKAVFARAKADLLGEYSTQFSRVPNTGQENPETRSRLLAEASSVLRNMKGVGRCTVRQI
- a CDS encoding replication endonuclease — protein: MTATIQRPVNDFMDGDILSLSLPFNGEFSREPEGLRRPQDISITEDELFVQNPTDHQWRSQYLGGMPQFLARYFGDRYSNLYQSKGRRHANTFLRTTVGENVLPRLQMVNRQYQPVIKAPGFLPWPFVDDLERLPSFGRDELRNLSHRVADFMSESFTDYIERNFTGQSSDPKELWKRTQRAYICLVKLSKQVGTEPPYWREFTSSRKTINPRKIESGLLRMMSPDWWRVRLKRLRDVRREHMAIAVGQVQKSASAYVSRSTMAEWVEQKRRNREFFKAFELENQDGERVSLEDMVNGSNANPAIRRCELMVRMRGFEDLANEMGCVGEFYTITAPSKYHAVYHGGGFVTNWNGASPRQTQKYLCSVWAKSRAAIARAGINVFGFRVVEPHHDGTPHWHVLLFMLPQHVDQVRDILCYYARLEDSETLQSPEALKARFHAEPIDPAKGSATGYIAKYISKNIDGYALGEEEDGETGGSARDMAKAVTAWASRWRIRQFQQIGGAPVTVWRELRRLPGDGQILPDQDMDNVRFAADVGNWYAYTEFQGGPMVSRDCLTVRLSYEITEMGNIYAEDVKRVLGIYSPLLGEDSAVCTRLVKWQIVPKLAESAAQAGGLAFSGGNAAARSSVNNCTPEYRQRLTQELRSRGFVGDEQEIAILERGSSLKVYGDRSVRLNNGRLEEVAPRPEHQRGPGWN